One genomic window of Micrococcus flavus includes the following:
- a CDS encoding NUDIX hydrolase family protein, protein MSVRTPDPNPGWLSEEDLYEARRRLPMVYVEAIPVRLDALGYVSEIGLLYVADETGQFQRTFVSGRVMYRETIRAALMRHLEKDLGPLAFPQLPPSIVPCAVAEYFPAPSETGLTDDRQHAVSLVYVMPVTGECSPRQDALELTWLTPEEALGEDVQAEFIGGRGNLVRQALAHVGWGR, encoded by the coding sequence ATGAGCGTGCGCACCCCCGACCCGAATCCGGGCTGGCTGTCCGAGGAGGACCTCTACGAGGCCCGCCGGCGGCTGCCCATGGTCTACGTGGAGGCCATCCCGGTGCGGCTCGACGCCCTCGGGTACGTCTCCGAGATCGGCCTGCTGTACGTGGCGGACGAGACGGGGCAGTTCCAGCGCACGTTCGTGTCCGGGCGCGTGATGTACCGGGAGACCATCCGGGCGGCGCTGATGCGCCACCTCGAGAAGGACCTCGGGCCGCTCGCGTTTCCGCAGCTGCCGCCGTCGATCGTGCCGTGCGCGGTGGCGGAGTACTTCCCGGCCCCCTCGGAGACCGGGCTGACGGACGACCGGCAGCACGCCGTGTCCCTCGTGTACGTGATGCCGGTGACGGGCGAGTGCAGCCCGCGCCAGGACGCGCTCGAGCTGACGTGGCTGACGCCGGAGGAGGCCCTGGGCGAGGACGTCCAAGCGGAGTTCATCGGAGGCCGCGGGAACCTGGTGCGCCAGGCCCTGGCCCACGTGGGATGGGGACGCTGA
- a CDS encoding DUF6707 family protein translates to MAPIAGGYLRHLKAQDVQPGDSFLTRRGEPAPAVASTRVVRDDFGTPALVIATLHGGREVRIAHGSVIRVRTDRPEEVKAAADASFSPVDAGSPESRVVAVGQRHLDDVELTATAARLSHGLNLRSGSQLEDLFGMAERMYLLHEDTEGTLSTLGLLTNLPWDGAVGRWKSIQAALGLASQILREEGDPITAANLGARLREADEVPSEPGRAARVLEVRQRQLDAPQLYEREISKALQSRDQEAEYRWRRARFAQLLYLRGRGGSQTLTDADLDSRIARELGTLRQLAQELDAKAGQAAQR, encoded by the coding sequence ATGGCACCGATCGCGGGCGGGTACCTCCGCCATCTCAAGGCCCAGGACGTGCAGCCGGGCGACTCGTTCCTCACGCGCCGCGGCGAGCCCGCCCCGGCCGTGGCGTCCACGCGGGTGGTGCGGGACGACTTCGGCACGCCCGCGCTCGTGATCGCCACGCTGCACGGCGGGCGCGAGGTGCGGATCGCGCACGGCTCCGTGATCCGCGTGCGCACGGACCGGCCGGAGGAGGTCAAGGCCGCCGCGGACGCCTCCTTCTCCCCCGTGGACGCCGGCTCGCCCGAGTCCCGCGTGGTGGCCGTGGGCCAGCGCCACCTCGACGACGTCGAGCTCACCGCCACCGCCGCGCGCCTGTCCCACGGGCTGAACCTGCGCTCCGGCTCCCAGCTCGAGGACCTGTTCGGGATGGCCGAGCGGATGTACCTGCTCCACGAGGACACGGAGGGCACGCTGAGCACGCTCGGCCTGCTGACCAACCTCCCGTGGGACGGGGCCGTGGGCCGCTGGAAGTCCATCCAGGCCGCGCTCGGGCTGGCGTCCCAGATCCTGCGCGAGGAGGGCGACCCCATCACGGCCGCGAACCTCGGTGCCCGGCTCAGGGAGGCGGACGAGGTCCCCTCCGAGCCCGGCCGCGCCGCCCGGGTGCTCGAGGTGCGCCAGCGCCAGCTCGACGCCCCGCAGCTGTACGAGCGGGAGATCTCCAAGGCCCTGCAGTCCCGCGACCAGGAGGCCGAGTACCGCTGGCGCCGCGCCCGCTTCGCGCAGCTGCTGTACCTGCGCGGCCGCGGCGGCTCGCAGACCTTGACCGACGCCGACCTCGACTCGCGGATCGCCCGCGAGCTCGGGACCCTGCGCCAGCTGGCCCAGGAGCTGGACGCGAAGGCCGGGCAGGCCGCCCAGCGCTGA
- a CDS encoding DUF559 domain-containing protein, with amino-acid sequence MARPPLPLPPHLHGVVFTLDDLDDVGVSRHRVRAADVERVGRGLFRLRPQGGPAPARAVDVPWDAGVAAALLRDRLDAAVSDVSAAQLHGLPLPPWAEADARLHVTAARGHRIDRPGVRTRRRPVDRRHLVTRRGLRCTSPVRTLWDLCAPSSGLTLEDLVVVADALMPQEWVEGFGLGEVRVGRRDLTAVLEQMGRFRGVRRAREVAALMREGVGSPQETRTRLALLDAGLPVPEVAAVLTDDDGVAGPTVDLAYPQWRIVIQYEGARHRSVRQQERDVERDRWCERHGWLVVKVTARDLRDGLRHVLPILHARIAGCG; translated from the coding sequence ATGGCCAGACCGCCCCTCCCCCTGCCGCCCCACCTGCACGGCGTCGTCTTCACCCTGGACGACCTCGACGACGTCGGCGTCTCCCGCCATCGCGTGCGCGCCGCAGACGTCGAGCGGGTGGGACGCGGGCTGTTCCGCCTCCGTCCGCAGGGCGGGCCCGCGCCTGCCCGCGCGGTCGACGTCCCCTGGGACGCCGGCGTCGCCGCCGCCCTGCTCCGGGACCGCCTGGACGCGGCGGTCTCCGACGTGTCCGCCGCCCAGCTGCACGGCCTGCCCCTGCCCCCGTGGGCGGAGGCGGACGCTCGCCTGCACGTGACGGCCGCCCGGGGACACCGGATCGACCGGCCGGGGGTGCGCACCCGGCGGCGCCCGGTGGATCGCCGACACCTGGTCACACGGCGCGGTCTGCGCTGCACGTCGCCGGTCCGGACGCTGTGGGACCTGTGCGCGCCGTCGTCGGGGCTGACCCTCGAGGATCTCGTGGTGGTCGCCGACGCGCTGATGCCGCAGGAGTGGGTGGAGGGGTTCGGGCTAGGGGAGGTGCGCGTCGGAAGACGGGACCTGACGGCGGTGCTCGAGCAGATGGGGCGGTTCCGCGGCGTGCGGCGGGCCCGCGAGGTCGCCGCGCTGATGCGGGAGGGCGTGGGCTCGCCGCAGGAGACGCGCACCCGGCTCGCCCTGCTCGACGCGGGACTGCCCGTCCCGGAGGTGGCGGCGGTGCTCACCGACGACGACGGCGTGGCCGGCCCGACCGTCGACCTCGCCTACCCGCAGTGGCGGATCGTGATCCAGTACGAGGGCGCCCGCCACCGCTCCGTCCGGCAGCAGGAGCGGGACGTCGAGCGGGACCGGTGGTGCGAGCGGCACGGCTGGCTGGTGGTGAAGGTGACGGCCCGCGACCTGCGGGACGGCCTGCGGCACGTGCTGCCGATCCTCCACGCCCGCATCGCGGGGTGCGGGTGA
- a CDS encoding IS110 family transposase, protein MTVQPPAVFIGLDVGKAEHHAVALTAAGKKVYDKALPNDETRLRGILAELTTTYGPVLLVVDQPATIGALPVAVAQACEGVEVAYLPGLAMRRIADLHPGSAKTDAKDAAIIAEAARTMPHTLRSIRVDEEQIAELAMLAGFDDDLAAQITATSNRLRGLLTQIHPALERVLGPRITHPAVADLLGRYPTPAQLKTAGAGNVRARLRKHAPRLAGSLTEQIFQALDEQSVVVAGTQAAATVVPILAEQLAGLTRQRAGLASQVEAVVEAHPLHPVLISMPGVGIRTAARILTEVVGKDFVDAGHLASYAGIAPVTRRSGTSIRGEHVARGGNKRLKRALFLSAFASLSHPPSRAYYDRKRAQGKRHNQALIALARRRTDVLYAMLRDGTLYQDPTAPPAPSSVALAA, encoded by the coding sequence ATGACAGTCCAGCCCCCAGCCGTGTTCATCGGCCTTGACGTCGGCAAGGCCGAGCACCACGCCGTGGCCCTCACCGCGGCCGGGAAGAAGGTCTACGACAAGGCCCTGCCCAACGACGAGACCCGCCTACGCGGCATCCTCGCCGAGCTCACCACCACCTACGGGCCGGTGCTGCTCGTGGTGGACCAGCCGGCCACGATTGGGGCCCTGCCCGTGGCCGTGGCCCAGGCCTGCGAGGGCGTTGAGGTGGCGTACCTGCCCGGGCTGGCGATGCGACGGATCGCTGACCTGCACCCCGGCTCGGCCAAGACCGACGCCAAGGACGCGGCGATCATCGCTGAAGCAGCCCGCACGATGCCCCATACGCTGCGCTCCATCCGAGTCGATGAGGAACAGATCGCAGAGCTGGCCATGCTCGCCGGTTTCGATGACGACCTCGCCGCGCAGATCACCGCGACCTCGAACCGGCTGCGCGGACTCCTCACCCAGATCCACCCGGCGCTCGAGCGCGTGCTCGGGCCCAGGATCACCCACCCCGCCGTGGCAGACCTTCTCGGCCGGTACCCCACCCCGGCGCAGCTGAAGACCGCCGGGGCGGGGAATGTGCGTGCCCGGCTGCGCAAGCACGCCCCACGACTGGCGGGCTCGCTCACGGAGCAGATCTTCCAAGCCCTGGACGAGCAGTCCGTGGTCGTGGCTGGCACGCAGGCCGCGGCCACCGTGGTGCCCATCCTGGCCGAACAACTCGCCGGACTGACCCGTCAGCGGGCCGGACTGGCCTCCCAGGTGGAGGCTGTGGTGGAGGCCCACCCTCTTCACCCGGTCCTGATCTCGATGCCCGGAGTAGGGATCAGGACCGCCGCACGCATCCTCACTGAAGTTGTGGGCAAGGACTTCGTCGATGCCGGGCATCTGGCCTCATACGCCGGGATCGCCCCGGTCACCCGACGCTCAGGGACCTCGATCCGCGGAGAGCACGTAGCCCGGGGAGGAAACAAGCGCCTGAAGCGGGCCCTGTTCCTCTCAGCGTTCGCTTCGCTGTCACACCCGCCTTCCAGGGCGTACTACGACCGCAAACGAGCCCAGGGCAAACGCCACAACCAGGCGCTGATTGCGCTG